One genomic segment of Jaculus jaculus isolate mJacJac1 chromosome 2, mJacJac1.mat.Y.cur, whole genome shotgun sequence includes these proteins:
- the LOC123458680 gene encoding oocyte-expressed protein homolog, whose amino-acid sequence MAVPDAAAPAEPDGHTEPPSAERLLSVLPASPRIRVRPWWFPAQELSVPLVFHLEAWVADRIFGPDRAVIPEMEWMSQALLSVDTVNSGKLAEISIFGRPGVQNRVRSILLNLASWHLEQQVQRVRIKQLEEFLKFRASRPEAPSFLFNTTESSGAS is encoded by the coding sequence ATGGCCGTCCCTGACGCCGCTGCGCCCGCAGAGCCCGACGGGCACACGGAGCCCCCCTCCGCGGAGAGGCTGCTCAGCGTGCTGCCCGCGTCGCCGCGGATTCGGGTCAGGCCCTGGTGGTTTCCCGCGCAGGAGCTGAGCGTCCCTCTGGTGTTCCACCTGGAGGCCTGGGTGGCGGATAGGATCTTCGGCCCGGACCGAGCTGTGATCCCAGAAATGGAGTGGATGAGCCAGGCTTTGCTGAGCGTGGACACCGTGAACTCTGGAAAGCTAGCGGAAATCTCCATTTTTGGACGGCCTGGTGTACAGAACCGAGTGAGGAGCATCCTCTTGAACCTGGCGTCGTGGCACCTTGAACAACAGGTCCAGCGAGTTAGGATAAAACAACTTGAGGAGTTTCTGAAGTTCCGTGCCTCAAGGCCAGAGGCTCCCAGCTTCCTGTTTAATACCACAGAATCCTCAGGAGCATCATGA